The Streptomyces aurantiacus genome includes a region encoding these proteins:
- a CDS encoding methionine ABC transporter ATP-binding protein: MITTTGLTKVYRAHRSPGREITALDGVDLHVREGEVYGVIGQSGAGKSSLIRCVNLLERPTAGTVTVAGQDLTALAGRGPRAGRELRKARSHIGMVFQHFNLLSSRTVQDNVELPLEILGKSGKERSRKALELLDLVGLADRAKAYPAQLSGGQKQRVGIARALAGDPKVLLSDEATSALDPETTRSILHLLRDLNRQLGLTVLLITHEMDVVKTVCDSAALMENGKIVESGTVSELLATPGSELAAALFPVSGDASGDDRTVIDVTFHGDAATRPVISQLSRTYNIDISILGAAMDTVGGKQVGRMRIELPGRYEENVVPVGFLREQGLQIDLVEQAGQAPVLVKEGAK; this comes from the coding sequence GTGATCACGACAACTGGCCTGACGAAGGTCTATCGGGCCCACCGCTCGCCCGGCCGTGAGATCACGGCCCTGGACGGCGTCGATCTGCATGTCCGCGAGGGCGAGGTGTACGGCGTCATCGGACAGTCCGGCGCCGGCAAGTCCTCCCTCATCCGCTGCGTCAACCTCCTGGAGCGCCCCACCGCCGGCACCGTGACCGTCGCCGGGCAGGACCTCACGGCCCTCGCCGGGCGCGGCCCGCGCGCCGGCCGCGAGCTGCGGAAGGCGCGCAGCCACATCGGCATGGTCTTCCAGCACTTCAACCTGCTGTCCTCGCGGACGGTCCAGGACAACGTCGAGCTGCCGCTGGAGATCCTTGGCAAGTCGGGGAAGGAACGTTCCCGCAAGGCGCTGGAACTGCTCGACCTCGTCGGTCTCGCCGACCGGGCCAAGGCCTACCCGGCCCAGCTCTCCGGCGGCCAGAAGCAGCGCGTCGGCATCGCCCGCGCCCTGGCCGGCGACCCGAAGGTGCTCCTCTCCGACGAGGCGACCAGCGCCCTCGACCCCGAGACCACCCGCTCCATCCTCCACCTGCTGCGCGACCTGAACCGGCAGCTCGGCCTGACCGTCCTGCTCATCACGCACGAGATGGACGTCGTCAAGACCGTCTGCGACTCGGCCGCCCTCATGGAGAACGGGAAGATCGTCGAGTCCGGCACGGTCAGCGAACTGCTCGCCACGCCGGGCTCCGAGCTGGCCGCCGCGCTCTTCCCGGTGAGCGGCGACGCCTCCGGCGACGACCGCACGGTCATCGACGTCACCTTCCACGGCGACGCCGCGACCCGGCCCGTCATCTCGCAGCTCTCCCGCACCTACAACATCGACATCTCGATCCTCGGCGCCGCGATGGACACCGTCGGTGGCAAGCAGGTCGGCCGGATGCGCATCGAGCTGCCCGGCCGCTACGAGGAGAACGTCGTGCCGGTCGGCTTCCTGCGCGAGCAGGGTCTGCAGATCGACCTCGTCGAACAAGCGGGGCAGGCGCCCGTACTGGTGAAGGAAGGTGCCAAGTGA